The following DNA comes from Myxococcales bacterium.
AGGTGCCGATCGAAGACATGGCCCGGCTGGCCGGAGTCGCGACCGACGAGGGGGGCAAGGGCGAACCCTCGATCTGGCCGGCGATCCACCCGCGCCTGGTGGAGCTGGTGCGCGCGCATCGTTCGACCATGATCTTCGTGAACAGCCGTCGGCTCGCCGAGCGCCTGGCCGGTGCACTGAACGAGACCGCCGGGGAGACGCTGGCCCTCGCGCACCACGGCTCCGTCGCCAAGGAGCAGCGCAAGCAGATCGAGGACCGGCTGAAGTCCGGACAACTGCCCGCCATCGTCGCCACGAGCTCCCTCGAGCTGGGCATCGACATGGGTGCGGTCGATCTGGTGATTCAGATCGAGGCGCCCCCGAGTGTGTCGTCGGGGATCCAGCGCATCGGTCGGGCCGGGCACCAGGTCGGCGCGCCGTCCAAGGGCGTCATCGTGCCCAAGTATCGCGGTGATCTCCTGGCGTCGGCGGCGGCCGTTCCGTGCATGCTCGAAGGCAAGGTCGAGGCGACGACCTACCCGCGAAACCCCCTCGACGTCCTGGCTCAGCAGATCGTGGCGGTGACCAGCATGGCGCCCATCGGCGTCGACGCGCTGTTCGAGCTCGTGCGCCGCGCGGCGCCGTTCGCCGAGCTGCCGCGGGAGGCCTTCGAAGGCGTGCTCGACATGCTCGCGGGGCGGTATCCGTCGGATGAGTTCGCCGAGCTGCGGCCTCGGCTGACCTGGGATCGCGTGGACGGAACGCTGCGGGCGCGGCGCGGGGCCAAGCGCCTGGCCGTCGTCAATGCTGGCACCATCCCGGACCGCGGCCTCTACGGGGTGTTCCTGGCTGGCACCGAGGAGCGCCCGGTGCGGGTTGGTGAGCTCGACGAAGAGATGGTGTTCGAGTGCCGCCCCGGTGAGGTGTTCGTGCTCGGCGCCTCGTCGTGGCGCATCGAGGACATCACCCACGATCGCGTGCTCGTGACGCCGGCTCCCGGGGAGCCGGGTCGCATGCCCTTCTGGCACGGCGATCGACCGGGTCGCTCCGTCGAGCTCGGTTACGCAATGGGAGCGCTCGCTCGTCGGCTCGCCGGCAAACAGCGGCCGTCCGCCGCAGAGCTTGCTGCGAAGCATGCGCTCGGAGAGAGCGCGGCGAGGAACCTGCAGGCCTACGTCCTGGAACAGCTGGAAGCGACTGGCGTCGTGCCGAGTGATCAGAGCTGGGTCATCGAGCGCTTCATCGACGAAGTCGGCGACTACCGAGTGTGTCTGCTCAGCCCCTTTGGCTCGCGGGTCCACGCGCCGCTCGCCCTGGCCCTGGCGGAGAGCTTCCGGCGCGAGCACGCCGCGGAGATCGAGACCACCTGGTCCGACGACGGCATCGTGTTCCGCTTCCCTGAGAGTGATGCACCGCCGGACGTCGCGGCGCTGCTGCCGAAGGCGGACGAGATAGAAGATCTGCTCATTGGCAGCATCGGCACGAGCTCGCTGTTTGCCTCCCGCTTTCGCGAGAACGCCGCGCGCGCGCTGCTCTTGCCGCGGCGCTATCCGGGCAAACGCAGCCCACTCTGGGCCCAGCGCAAGCGGGCGGCGGATCTGCTGGCGGTGGCCGCGCGATACGGCAGTTTCCCGATCTTGCTCGAGACCTATCGCGAGTGCCTGAAGGACGTGTTCGACGTGCCGGGTCTCGTGGAGCTGCTCCGGCGAGTGGAGTCCCGGCGCCTCGCGCTCCGCACCGTCGATACTCGGCGGGCGTCGCCCTTCGCGGCGGCGCTGCTGTTCGGTTACGCAGGCAACTTCATCTACGACGGAGACGCGCCGCTGGCGGAGCGCCGCGCCCGTGCGCTCAGCCTCGATCACGCTCAACTGCGGGACCTGCTGGGCGAGGCCGAGCTGCGCGAGCTGCTCGATGCCGAAGCCATCGAGACCACCGAGCGGGAGCTTGGGCGTCTGAGTCGACCGGTGCCGGCTCACGCTGACGCGGTCCACGATCTGTTGCTCGCCCTCGGTCCCTTGTCGCGCGACGAGCTCGCGGCGCGCTTGCTCGAGGGCGCAGATGTCTCGGCGCTCGTCCTCGAGCTCGGACGCGAGGGGCGTGTGTTCGAGCTGCCCATCGGCGAGCAGAGACGTTGGGCAGCGGTCGAGGATCTCGGACGCCTGCGGGACGCGCTCGGGGTCGTGCCGCCGCTCGGGGTCCCGAGCGCGTTCACGGAGTCGGTCTCGGACGCACTCGGTGATCTGGTGTCGCGTCACGCGCGAACCCACGGGCCCTTCCGGGCCGACGCGCTCGCCGGGCGTTTCGGCGCGGGGGTCGGGCCCGTCACCGCTGCGCTCGAGCGCCTGGCGGAGCGCGGGCGGGTGGTCGAAGGGGAGTTCCTGCCCGGCGGACGCGGCCGCGAGTGGTGCGACGTCGAGGTCTTGCGCATCATCAAGCGCCGCTCCCTGGCCAAGCTGCGAAAGCAGATCGAGCCGGTCGACGCGCGAACCCTGGCGCGCTTCCTGGGTGAGTGGCACGAGCTGGATCGCCAGGCGTATGGTCCGGACTCGCTGGCCGTCGTGATGGAACGGCTCGAAGGTGCGCCGCTGGTCGCGTCGGTGCTCGAGACAGAAATCCTGCCCGCGCGCCTTCGGGGGTACGACGCCTCACATCTCGATGCGCTGTGCGCGAGCGGTGAGCTGCTCTGGCGCGGACTCGAGTCCGTAGGCGACAAGGACGGGCGCATCGGGTTCTTCTTCGCCGATCGCTACGCACTGCTCGCGCCCGTGCCCGGCCGCGTGGAGGGTGAGCTGGCGGAGAAGCTCCGCGCCGAGCTGGGTCGGAGAGGGGCCTCGTTCTTCCACGAGCTCGTGTCCGGCGTCGGGGCGTTTGCGCCCGAAGTGTTCGACACGATCTGGGACATGGTGTGGGCGGGCGAGGTGACCAACGACACGCTGGGCCCGTTGCGCTCGCGTTTGACCCACGAGCGGGCGAAGGGGCGGCGCGAGCGCATCCTGGGACGGCGCTCCCATCGGCTGGGCCCGCCGGGCAGCGAGGGACGCTGGGCACTCTTGCCGAGCGTCGCCGAACGCTCGGAGACCGAGCGACAGCTCGCGCTCGCGGAGTGTCTGCTCGAGCGACATGGAGTGCTCACTCGCGAGGCGGTCCACGCCGAGGGGCTGACCGGCGGGTTCTCGGCGGTGTACTCCGTGCTCAAGGCGCTGGAAGAGCGGGGCCGGGTGCGCCGCGGGTATTTCGTGGTGGGCCTCGGCGGCACGCAGTTCGCGCGTCCCGGGGCTGAAGATCGCCTGCGCGCGCTGCGCGCTCCGGGCGACACGCCGCGGGCGTTCGTGCTGTCGGCGACCGATCCCGCGAACCCCTACGGCGCAGTGGTGCCCTGGCCCGACGGACCGGAGAGCCTGCGGCCGCAGCGCGCAGGTGGGGCGAGTGTGATCTTGGTCGACGGGGCGCTCTGCGGATATCTCGCGCGAGGGGACACGAGGCTCACCACGTTCTTGCCCGCCGACGAACCGGAGCGCGGCGTGGCGGGGCGAGCGCTGGCACACGCGCTGTTCGAGCTATTTGGCCGCGGGCGACGGGCGCTGGTCCTGGCGGAGATCGACGGGGGACCTGCCACCGTGAGCCCGGTCGCGCGATACCTGCTCGACGCCGGCTTCAGCGTCGCAAACGCGGGGCTGTTCGCCAGGGCGAGCGGGCGCACGCCGGCGCTGGCGGAGAGCGTGACGGTCGCGTTGCCGCGGGCCTGAGGGCCTGCGGGTCGTCGCGAGCTCAGCGGCTCAGGTCGACCCAAGACACGGGCGGGCGCCGCCACCGAGCGCCCGCTGCTTCGAGCGTCGCCCTCGCTCTTCACCACTGCCCGTCGCGCACCATGTGGCGGGCGAGCAGGTAGAGCTTCTTGACCACTCCTGGCTCGAGGCTGGTGTCGTCCTGCAGGGGCAGCGAGCTCAGCGCTTCATCCAGCTGTTTGACGCTCTTGACCCCTTTCAAGGTCGAGCTGCCGCGCAAGCTCGACAGCCCTTCGTCGTACAGCTCGAACCAGGGCAGCCCGTGGCGTCGGTACTCCTTCGCAGTGACGGGGCTCTCGGGTGGACGCTCACCGGTGATCTCCCGCCACAGTTCGCTGTTCACGATGTGTACGAAGACGCGTCCGCTTGCGTTGGTGTCCCAGCTGTCGATGCCATGGGGATCCGGGTAGACCTTCTGCTCCATGCTGCCGCCCGCGGCGAGCCCCATCGCGCCAGCGGCCCGCGCCCGTCCGCCCTTGGCGGGGGAGCGATAGGCGGAGCCGAGGGGCGCGCCGCACGCCATCGGCGGCGGCGGCGCGCCGCTCGGCGCGGCGCAACACCCTGCGAGCGCCGACTGCTCGTCGAGCCCGCTGCTCCGTCGAATGGGGAAGCGGCCAGGCTTGGGCGCGTGCACTTGCAGCTGGATGCCACCAAAACGCTCCTCACCCGTGACCTGTCCTTCGACGGTGTAACCCATGCCGAGCGGCATCGCGATGAACTGACGGATCTTGCCGTTGCCGATCGAGATCCCATCGAGCCACGGTTGGGGAGGTGCGACCAGATAGTCTTGCGGTTCGTCGTGGAGGCTCTGGCTCCAGGTCTTGCCGGTGAGCGCACACACCTTGCCGACGGCGATCTTGACGGCGTGCGGCATCAGACTGCCGAACGACAGCCACATGGCCTCGCGCTGATACATCGGCACGAAGACCCCGCCGTGCTCCAGCCACTCGGCGGGGACGCGAGCTTGGTAGTCGTCCACGCGCCGGACCGGGAACGCACCGAGGCCGGGAGGAAGGGGATAACTACGCCCGTCGTCCGGGATGCGCAGGGTGCGCTGAAAGCGGATGCTGAAATCGTCACCAAACGACACACAGTCGTTCTTCACCTGAACGTCGAGTTTCATCCTGAGCTCCTTCTTCGGGCGCCGATGTTGGGCCCCGTGGAGACCGACGCGGGGCTCGCCTCGGCTGTCACCAGGGAGCAGCGCGGGTGCTGTAAGTGTTGGAAGTTGATGAAGGTCCTGCCACGCGAGGGAGAACGTGTGACAGATCCCGGCCCTGGCGCGTCTACTCGCTTTTGTGGACGCGCTAGCCCCCGGCTTCGAGCTCTCGACCCTGGTCGCCGCGGGCGATCTGCGGCGGGCCGGCGAGTGGCTGGTTGCGCGCCACGCCCGGGACGTCATCAGCCTGTGTCGCAGCATGCTGCGCGAACGCGAGCTGGCCGAGGACGTCGCGCAAGACGTGTTCGCGCAGGCGTTCACTCATCTCCGAGGATACCGTGGCGAGGCGTCCCCTCGCACCTGGCTTCTGGCCATCGCGCGCAATCGCTGCATCGATCAACTGCGGCGCAGTCAGCGGGAGCCCTGGGACGACGCGGGCGAAGGCGGCGAGCCCGACGAGCACGCCGACGACGCGCCGCTCCCCGCGGAGCTGCTCGTGCGGCGCGATGACGTGGACGCCGCGCTCTCGGAGCTTGCGGAAGGAGAGCGTGCGCTGATCGTGTTGCGGTTTCGTCTTGGGCTCGAGTATCCGGAGCTCGCGCTGGTGTTTGGTCTGCGGGAGGGCACAGTGCGCATGCGCTTGTCGCGCGCGCTCGCCAAGATGCGCGACCGGCTCGAGCTTCGCGATCAGGTGGTTGGCGCACCCAGCTACGAGCTGGACGAAGCCGTGATGCCGGCCGCGCGCGGGCGAGCTGCCGGGTCCGCGGCACACTTGCTTCCACCGCCCGCTCCTGCCGCCTTCGCCTCCCCCGAGGAAGCAGCGGGCTCGAACGCGCCGACCGGCGCTCCGGTCCCACTGGCCGGCGCTCCGTTGCCGCCGACCGGCGCTCCGCCCCCGCCGATCATGAGGGCGGGTTCGGCCCGGGCGTCGGCAGTGCCGGCGGCCGGGGAGGCGCCTGCGCGCCGCAAGGGCGGCGGTTTGCTCGAGCGAGTGAAGGACTTCCTCGGCAGGCCGAGCGAGTCAGGCTCGGGTGGTGCGCCCTCGGTCCGCGCGTCGGCGGCGCCGCTGCCCCTCGCTGGTGTGGCATCGACGCCGTTTGCGCTCGCGCTCGCGCCTGAAGATGATGAGCCGAGCGCGAGTTTCGGGGAGAAGCTCTTGCGCTTGATGGCGGGGTTGCCGGGGCGGTAGGCGGGAGCGGGCAGCCGCCGCGACTGCGGGTGCGGGAGCGAGGACTTGCGCTGGCGCAAGTGCGGGAGCGGGTGTGTGAGGCGGCAATCGCGGCAGGCTCATCCCGCCGGCTTGAGCAACACCACCGAGTAACCGACAGCCAGCTTGGTTGCTGGGTTGCCGTAGGAGTGTTTCTGGTCGCCACGGAACACGGCCACGTCGCCCGGTGCCAGGCGCAGCGTCTCGCCGTGAGTGGTCAGCTCGATCTCGCCGCTCTCACACGTGAGGTACTCGCGGGTCCCCGGCGTGTGCGGCACTCCGATCAAACGTGCGCCGTGCGGCAGCTCGAGCCGCTCGATCTGCGTGTTCGGTAGGTTGTCGGGCAGCAGCGAGCGCACCAGCACTCGCCCCCGGGAGCGCGAAGGTAGGCTGCCCTTGGGGTAGAGCTTCACGTCGGCGCGCGGTGAGGCGATCAGCTCCTCGAGCGGAACCTCCAGGGCGGCCGCCACGCTGTGCAGCACGCCCAGCGTCGGATTTGCCATGCCGGACTCCAGATTCGCCCAGGTGGCGCGGGGCAGGGACGCGAGCTTCGAGACCTGGGCCTGGGTCATGCCCCGGGCCTGGCGCAGCTCCTTCACGTTGTGGGCGAGGCGAGTCGCGAGGTCATCGGCCATGTTGCTCGAAGGGCATTCTGCCAATCAATTGGCACCGGTGACAGCATAATCACCAGGCCGCCGTAGTTTGCAGTGAGCAGAGGAGACAGCATGCAAATCGAGGACAAAGCGGTCTTGATCACTGGGGCGAGCCGAGGGCTGGGGCGGGCGCTGGCGCTCGGGCTGGGTCGCGCGGGAGGTTCGGCAAGGCGCCGTGCGAAGCGCGGGAGGCCGCGTGAGGCTTCCAAACCAAGTCGCGTCCGTCCGCCTGCGACGGGCGCTCGGCGGGTCGTTCACCTTGACCGGCGGCAAGTCACCGGGCGGCGGGTCCAACGCGAGTTAGCCTGCCCTCGACAGGATGTACATGTGGGTGTACACTCGTCGCGTGTCGAAGAGCTACACCGTGGCGACTGCTCGGGCGAAGCTGGCCAAGATCGTTGATGAAGTCGAGTCCGGGAAGGAAGTCGAAATCACGCGGCGGGGAAAAAAGGTCGCCGTGGTGATGTCGGCCACGAGGTACGCCCGTCTGCGCGGCGATCGCGTGGCGTTCATGACAGCGTACGAGACCTTTCGCGAGGATACCGATTTGAGCCAGGTCGGAGTCGAGCCGGGCTGGGCGAAGGGGCTTCGTGATCGCGACGTGGGTCGAGGTGTCAAACTGTGACGCGATTCCTGTTGGACACGAGTACGATTTCGGCGGTTGTGTGGAAGGTCCCGGACTCGGGCGTGCTGGCGCGCTTGACCGAACATGGTGGGGAGTGCGCGACGTGCGCACCGGTCTGGCATGAGCTCCAGTTCGGCGTCCGGCGACTTCCTCGGGGGAGACGCAGGACCGCATTGGAGGGCTTCCTCGAGGAAGTCGTGCGCGCGACACTGCCGATCTTCCCCTACGACGAACGTGCGGCGGAGTGGCACGGCGAAGAGCGCGCGCGACTCGAACGCTCAGGAAGGAAGCCGCCGTTCGTTGACGGACAGATCGCAGCAATCGCCGTGACCTGTGGCATTCCACTGATCACGGCGAACCCGGCCGACTTCAAGTCGTTCAAAGGGCTGGTCGTCGACAACTGGGTGGGCGGACGTTAGGTCAGGCTAACGAGACACACGTTCACCCGCGAACGCCGAGCGTCAAGTCGTCAGTCGGCGAGGCGCTGTAGACGCGGGCGAGTGCCGCATCAGAATGGTCGCTCGCGGAAGCGGAACGGACGGTGAAGTCGGCAAGGCCGGCGTTCGGCGGGTGCAACGTGTCCCGTGACGGGCGTGGCGGGCATCTAAGTCAAGGCACGACGCCCGGTGCACACTTCCCCTTGTCGCAGACGGGGGGGTACCCCATCAGGCATCCGCCGCAGTGTCGGGTCGGATCGCAAGCCGCGACGCAAGCGTCGAGCATTGCAGAATCCAATTTGAGTTGCGCGGTGTCTGCGTTGAGGTTGACGTAGTAGGAATTGCTGCAGGTGGGACGGTCAATAAGCAAGCAGTTCAGCAATACCTGTTGACAGTCGTTGTCGACCGCGCACGTGCGGTTGCTCGAGAGCTCGGACAGCAGACGATCCTCAACGATACTGCACGTGCACGGCGCGTCACCTGCGTCGCCGCTCGCGTCACCCAAGTCGGCAGGGTCAGCTGTTTCACAACCGAGAGTCACGAGGATTACGGTGGCCAGGAAGCGCTCCATGTCGATCTCACGGGTATTGGGCGCGCTTGTTCAGCATATAGCTGTATAGCCAATCGTTGATTCGGACGACGTCAGTCGGGTAAGCCCGAATGTCCCCGGTCGCACCGTAGCAGGTATCGCAGTCCTGGAAGAAGGCTTAGGCGCTCGGCAGAATTGACCCGCCTCCGCTCGTCAGAAGTGACCCACCCTTGCGGGTGACGCTGAGCTGGGCCGCGCCGCGGTAACGGCGTGGCGCGCGGAGCGCGATGAGCGGCGCGGTGCTCGCCACAGAGGCGAGAGCTTTGTGGCGTGGGGCAGCCGTTGCGCCGGAGCGGTCGGGGTGCCGCAGATCGTCGGAGCTTGTCCGCTCTCGCCTCCGCGGCCGAGCCCGTGGTCGGGATGGAAAGTAGCGGCAGGAGATGATGGCCGGACACCATGCCCGGATGAATTCAACAACCCCTGCCGCTGCGTGCAGTGTAGCGGCGAGTTCGTTCCAGACCCAAGAGTTCGTGAGCGCCAGGTCACCTGTGGCGCGCCCGAGTGCCAGCGAGGCCGGCACGCGAAGCAGTGCCGCGAGTGGCGCGCCAATAACAAGGAGATGACGGCCGAGCACTACCAGGACGTGGTGGTCCCGTTCCGCCGAGAGCAGCGGGACTACCAGCGGCGATGGCGCTGGGGCCAGCGCTTGCGCGAGATACGAGAGAAGACGACGGTGATGGGCGGGGCCCTGCTGGGCAGGCTCCGTGGCCTGGTCTCGCAGGCCGAGCAGTTGCTCGATCGGGCCGTTGGCAGCGCACAAACCGGCGTTCTCGCGGGGAAAAGCTCAGGCGCGCGGTGGCAGCGGTGCGCTCCACCATCACGGCGTTCGCAGAGCTCGAGGCGAGCATGACGGAGCTTCGGGAGCTGGGTCTGTGACGGCGGCGGCGAGATACGAGAGGAGACGGACCACGGGCTGAGGATTTGCGACCGTCGCGGTGGCCATGGACCTCGAGCTCCACCAGCTGGACCGCCGGTACGAGGCGCTGCGGACGACGAGCCGCGAGCGCGACAGCCGGGTTGTGGCGTCCCTGGCTCGCGACGGCCAGCAGCTGCCGGTAGTCGTGATCGCGGCGACAGACGCCGGCCGCTACATCCTGGTCGACGGCTACAAGCGGGTCCGAGGGCTCCACAAGCTCGGCCAGGATCTGGTCCGCGCCACCTGCTGGGACCTGCCCGAGCCGGAGGCGCTGCTGCTCGGGCGGCTGATGCGCGCGGCCGAGGGGAGAGCGCGCTCGAGCAGGCATGGCTGGTGCGCGAGCTCCAGGAGCGATTCGAGCTGTCGCTCGAAGATCTGGCCCGCCGCTTCGGTCGCAGCCCGAGCTGGGTGGAGTCGCCGGCTCGGCCTGGCCGCGACGCTGCCCGAAGCAATCCAGCAGCTGGTGCGCGACGGAAAGCTGTCCCCGCACGCCGCCATGAAACACCTGTTGCCTTTGGCGCGCGCCAACCGCGCGGGCGCCATCGCCCTGGCCCAGGCCCTCGCCCCGCTCCGCCCGAGCACGCGGCAGACGGCGCTCTTGTGCGCTGCGTTTGCACGCGGCAGCGAGACGAGCCGCGAGCAGTTGCTGCTGCACCCGGAGCTGCTTCTGCGTGCCAGCGAGCCACGCGGCGGCAAGCCCGACGACCCGGCGCAAGAGCTCGAGCGAGACGTCGGCGCCGTGGGTGGCATCGCCCGGCGCGCGCTGACTCGAGTCCGGGGTGGGTCGTTCAGCAGCTGTTGCCGCCGGAGCAGGCGCGCTTTGCGGCGGACTGCTGCTGGCGCGCGCCGCGACGTCGAGCACTTGGTCAGCACCATCGAGAAGGAGGTTCCCGATGTTGGATGAGACGACTCGATCCACCATCCTCACCCCTGCAACAAGCGGGTCATGGCAAACGCGTCATCGCTCGCATGCTCGGCATCTCACGCAACGCGGTTCGGCGGGTCATCGCATCGGGAGCGACCGATGTCCCAGCCCTCGACCGCAGCGAGAAAGCCGAGCCGTACCACGACGAGCTCGTCCAGCTGGTCCACGAGTGCAAGGGCAACCTCGTGCGCGTTCACGAGGAGCTTGCGGCCCAGGGCGCACAGCTCTCGTACCCGACCCTGACCGCGTACTGTCGCCGTCACGGCATCGGGCACGAGCCAAAGAAGCCTGCGGGACGCTACGACCATCAGCCAGGCAAGGAGATGCAGCACGACACGTCTCCCCACTTCGCTGACATCGGCGGGCGCGAGAGGGCCGTGCAGATCGCGGGCTCGCGCTCGCCTACTCGCGGCTGGCCTACGTCCAGCTGTACCCGCAGTTCACGCGGTTCGAGTGCAAGGTCTTCCTCGACGACTCCTTCGACTACGTGGGCGGCACCTGCCCCATCTGCATGGTCGACAACAGCAGCGTCATCGTGCTGCGCGGCACCGGCGAAGACATGGTTCCCGTGCCCGAGATGGCATC
Coding sequences within:
- a CDS encoding type II toxin-antitoxin system Phd/YefM family antitoxin; the protein is MSKSYTVATARAKLAKIVDEVESGKEVEITRRGKKVAVVMSATRYARLRGDRVAFMTAYETFREDTDLSQVGVEPGWAKGLRDRDVGRGVKL
- a CDS encoding helix-turn-helix transcriptional regulator encodes the protein MADDLATRLAHNVKELRQARGMTQAQVSKLASLPRATWANLESGMANPTLGVLHSVAAALEVPLEELIASPRADVKLYPKGSLPSRSRGRVLVRSLLPDNLPNTQIERLELPHGARLIGVPHTPGTREYLTCESGEIELTTHGETLRLAPGDVAVFRGDQKHSYGNPATKLAVGYSVVLLKPAG
- a CDS encoding sigma-70 family RNA polymerase sigma factor; translation: MDALAPGFELSTLVAAGDLRRAGEWLVARHARDVISLCRSMLRERELAEDVAQDVFAQAFTHLRGYRGEASPRTWLLAIARNRCIDQLRRSQREPWDDAGEGGEPDEHADDAPLPAELLVRRDDVDAALSELAEGERALIVLRFRLGLEYPELALVFGLREGTVRMRLSRALAKMRDRLELRDQVVGAPSYELDEAVMPAARGRAAGSAAHLLPPPAPAAFASPEEAAGSNAPTGAPVPLAGAPLPPTGAPPPPIMRAGSARASAVPAAGEAPARRKGGGLLERVKDFLGRPSESGSGGAPSVRASAAPLPLAGVASTPFALALAPEDDEPSASFGEKLLRLMAGLPGR
- a CDS encoding DEAD/DEAH box helicase, translated to MFDSVPASGSLSKFHEPVRVWFQEALGAPTRVQERGWKPLCAGRSALLLAPTGSGKTLAAFLAALDRLAFRPEPAKKERLSVLYVSPLKALAVDIEKNLRAPINGIRAVSARLGLPCRDVAVAIRTGDTPAKERAAFARAPADILITTPESLYLLLTSEARERLLSVDTVIVDEIHSLAGSKRGAHLFLSLERLEALRSGRPPLVRVGLSATQRPLGEIARLLGGGELAGELWSPRPVEIVDASAGKALELSVEVPIEDMARLAGVATDEGGKGEPSIWPAIHPRLVELVRAHRSTMIFVNSRRLAERLAGALNETAGETLALAHHGSVAKEQRKQIEDRLKSGQLPAIVATSSLELGIDMGAVDLVIQIEAPPSVSSGIQRIGRAGHQVGAPSKGVIVPKYRGDLLASAAAVPCMLEGKVEATTYPRNPLDVLAQQIVAVTSMAPIGVDALFELVRRAAPFAELPREAFEGVLDMLAGRYPSDEFAELRPRLTWDRVDGTLRARRGAKRLAVVNAGTIPDRGLYGVFLAGTEERPVRVGELDEEMVFECRPGEVFVLGASSWRIEDITHDRVLVTPAPGEPGRMPFWHGDRPGRSVELGYAMGALARRLAGKQRPSAAELAAKHALGESAARNLQAYVLEQLEATGVVPSDQSWVIERFIDEVGDYRVCLLSPFGSRVHAPLALALAESFRREHAAEIETTWSDDGIVFRFPESDAPPDVAALLPKADEIEDLLIGSIGTSSLFASRFRENAARALLLPRRYPGKRSPLWAQRKRAADLLAVAARYGSFPILLETYRECLKDVFDVPGLVELLRRVESRRLALRTVDTRRASPFAAALLFGYAGNFIYDGDAPLAERRARALSLDHAQLRDLLGEAELRELLDAEAIETTERELGRLSRPVPAHADAVHDLLLALGPLSRDELAARLLEGADVSALVLELGREGRVFELPIGEQRRWAAVEDLGRLRDALGVVPPLGVPSAFTESVSDALGDLVSRHARTHGPFRADALAGRFGAGVGPVTAALERLAERGRVVEGEFLPGGRGREWCDVEVLRIIKRRSLAKLRKQIEPVDARTLARFLGEWHELDRQAYGPDSLAVVMERLEGAPLVASVLETEILPARLRGYDASHLDALCASGELLWRGLESVGDKDGRIGFFFADRYALLAPVPGRVEGELAEKLRAELGRRGASFFHELVSGVGAFAPEVFDTIWDMVWAGEVTNDTLGPLRSRLTHERAKGRRERILGRRSHRLGPPGSEGRWALLPSVAERSETERQLALAECLLERHGVLTREAVHAEGLTGGFSAVYSVLKALEERGRVRRGYFVVGLGGTQFARPGAEDRLRALRAPGDTPRAFVLSATDPANPYGAVVPWPDGPESLRPQRAGGASVILVDGALCGYLARGDTRLTTFLPADEPERGVAGRALAHALFELFGRGRRALVLAEIDGGPATVSPVARYLLDAGFSVANAGLFARASGRTPALAESVTVALPRA
- a CDS encoding ParB N-terminal domain-containing protein; amino-acid sequence: MDLELHQLDRRYEALRTTSRERDSRVVASLARDGQQLPVVVIAATDAGRYILVDGYKRVRGLHKLGQDLVRATCWDLPEPEALLLGRLMRAAEGRARSSRHGWCASSRSDSSCRSKIWPAASVAARAGWSRRLGLAATLPEAIQQLVRDGKLSPHAAMKHLLPLARANRAGAIALAQALAPLRPSTRQTALLCAAFARGSETSREQLLLHPELLLRASEPRGGKPDDPAQELERDVGAVGGIARRALTRVRGGSFSSCCRRSRRALRRTAAGARRDVEHLVSTIEKEVPDVG
- a CDS encoding type II toxin-antitoxin system VapC family toxin, whose product is MTRFLLDTSTISAVVWKVPDSGVLARLTEHGGECATCAPVWHELQFGVRRLPRGRRRTALEGFLEEVVRATLPIFPYDERAAEWHGEERARLERSGRKPPFVDGQIAAIAVTCGIPLITANPADFKSFKGLVVDNWVGGR